The following nucleotide sequence is from Salvelinus namaycush isolate Seneca chromosome 23, SaNama_1.0, whole genome shotgun sequence.
AGTTGAGCCTTTTAGATCATGAATAAGATTActggggggacctgatcctagatcagcacttctactctgtgATGATTGATACATACAGCCCCCGGTTTACATCTTGAAGTTGATTTAACAGTCACACATTTGAgtcttataaactcagcaaaaaaagaaacgtcctctcactgtcaactgtatttcttttcagcaaacttaacatgtgtaaatatttgtatgaacataactagattcaacaactgagacataaactgaacaagttccacagacatgtgactaacagaaattgaataatgtgttcctgaacaaagggggggtcaaaatcaaaagtaacagtcagtatctggtgtggtcaccagctgcattaagtactgcagtgcatctcctcctcatggattgTGAGATGTACCccgctcttccaccaaggcacctgcaagttcccggacaggTCCCAgacctccgatccaacaggtcccagacgtgctcaatgggtttgagatccgggctcttcgctggccatggcagaacactgacattcctgtcttgcaggaaatcacgcgcagaacgagcagtatggctggtggcattgtcatgctggagggtcatgtcaggatgagcctgcaggaagggtaccatatgagggaggaggatgtcttccctgtaatgcacagcgttgagattgcctgcaatgacaataagctcagtccgatgatgctgtgacacaccgccccagaccatgacggaccctccacctccaaatcgatcccgctccagagtacaggcctcggtgtaacgctcattcctttgacgataaacgcaaatccgaccatcacccctggtgagacaaaaccgcgactcacgtcagtgaagagcactttttacagtcctgtctggtccagcgagggtgggtttgtgcccataggtgacgttgttgccggtgatgtctggtgaggacctgccttacaacaggcctacaagctctcagtccagcctctctcagcctattgcagacagtctgagcactgatggagggattgtgcgttcctggtgtaactcatgcagttgttgttgccattctgtcccgcaggtgtgatgttcggatgtaccgatcctgtgcaggtgttgttacacgttgtctgccactgcgaggacgatcagctgtacatcctgtctccctgtagcgctgtcttaggcgtctcacagtacggacattgcaatttattgccctggccacaatTGCAGTcctcatgcagatgagcagggactctgggcatctttcttttggtgtttttcagagtcagtagaaaggcctctttagtgtcccaagttttcataactgtgaccttaattccctaccgtttgtaagctgttagtgtcttaatgaccgttccacaggtgcatgttcattaattgtttatggttcgttgaacaagcatgggaaacagtgtttaaaccctttacaatgaagatctgtgaagttatttggatttttacgaattatctttgaaagacagggtcctgaaaaaggggacgtttcttttcttgctgagtttaGTAGTCTATACAGTAGGCCTTTGTGGCAAATTGTTTGGTTTGTATTACTGTAACAAAGCAGTATGTTAATAGATTCCTTTTGAGTGTATTTTAGTGTGTCGTATAAATAGTTATTAATACTGGATTCATCTCTATGGCTGTATTTGTATCAATGTCTCTAAATGTTAGTGAGTGGATGGAGGCCAGTGATGGTTTATCCTCCTAGTGGCATAATGTCCTAGGCAGGGCATAACATTGGCTCTGTCACACAGTAATCCCTGTGGTGTGCCAGTCTGTACCCTGCAGCTGCTTAGCTGCTTAGCAGcttacccctcccctctctctctctctgcagaattAAAGGCttcattctctccttctctcacatgcaagcacacaggcacagacacacacatttattCTTGTTCTTCTCctttttcactgtctgtcattttAAAGGCCAGGTTACCAAGGTTTACGAAGGCCAGTGTTTCTTCAttctggtcctggggacccaaagagGTGTACATGTTTTTTCCCTACTACTCATCACCTGATTCCACTAATCAAAAGTTTGATAGGGTAGGTTTGACGTGCCACAATGCAGAGGATATAGGGCACAGGTGCGCAAAACGTCATACAGGGTCAACGGAATGGGCGTCtcaataagagagagagagagacagagagagagcgagagagagagcgagagagtcagtcagtcagtcagtcaccttcTGTGGCGGTGAACCCACTGCCATCTCCACGTAGTAGCCCTGTCCAGATTTCCCACGGAGGTTGTCGATCATGTCCACGAAATTAATGCCCCTGACCCCTCTGCGCCTTCGCGCAGCCCTCCAGGAGCGCTGCGGGGCTACGGGCGGGGGTTGGGTTTCGGAGAGAGGGCCCTGCCGCAGTGGGAAGTGGATAGTCAGTGGGCCAGAGGTGTTCAGTGGGCCGGGGGTTGGTTCAACTTCAGCCTCGTTGGTGCCGAAGCTGACACCCACAAACAGGCCGAAAATCGTCCATAAAAATACCATCCAGCGAGGACAAAGTGCCTCCATTTTGAAATGTTATTTTAGGCTTTATATTTTAGGACACTTAATTTGCGAGCTCGACCGTCTCCTTTCGGTTTGGCATCATTAgaaatgctgcagaattgttgtTTATAGCACCAAGATCAAACGCTGATGCTGCAAAACAATTGACAGTTGCAGCCATAATGCAATAATGTTGACATCTTTATTGAAATACAGCGGAGATCTGTCCCTGTGCAGATGCTGTCGTATCGAGCGCTTTGCTGCCGCGACCATATACCTTGTCCACACCTTATaagaaaaataacaataatttacAAAATCTTAGATAAACGATAGAAATTTCCATGTGCCAATAATCTATAGTTGTCGACAAAACAATCCAATTCAGTATAATAAAATCAACAACTGCGCAAATAGGCCGATAATAAAAGAAAACAGAGAACGCCTGAATTAGAGATTGTCCAAAAAAGTCTGTAGTCCCAATATCAACAATCTAGAGGCTCGTTACCCGTCCGATCATCGTTCTGTCACACGACCAAAAGTCCCCGTCAAATAGACCAACATGATCCGCATCACTCTTCTGTGCATTCTCTCCGCTACCTTCCCGCATTCGCCCGCCTCCTCCATCAATCCTGCATCATCTTGTAACTGAGCGGAGCATCTCCTTGCAAGCGCAACCTCAGTTGGGAAATAGGAGCGCACAGGGCATTGTGGGTATAGTAGTTTTTCTACTTAATCATTGGCATAACAGAAAAAATTGCCTTTAATAAAAATAGCTTATAATAAATCATAAAGCAAAGGAGCAAATTATTTTAAATAGGTCtttattgacatcatttgaataaCAATATTTTCCACTTTAAACAATTAATCCCCCTATATTGCCTTGTGTGTTTTGTGTAAAAAATAATATCTAAAATCACCAGCCCAAGATGAAACAATCAAAGAAAATAGGCTAAATGATTGAGCTCATAATAGAACATTTTCACTTGGTTCCtttgagaaataatgaagagagaTATTCACATATTGAAGGAGAATGTGGGCTACTGTAGGAAGATCTTTAGTAATGGAACTATGTAAGAAATTCCCTCCTCTCATCCCAGGTTCAGTCTCTCTGAAATACCTGGACATTCCCAGAGAGTGGGAAGGGGGATGAAAGTCAAGGGTGGAAAAATATTATTCTCCACATCCTTTCTCTCACTGGTACAGCTGATGTCTTCCCTGCAGTGGTGGCCTAGTTCACAATGCGCTGTTGATAGAGAGACAATGTTTTAATCCTCTAATCCTACAAAGGAAGAAACCAAGAGCACCTATGTAAAATATAATTTCTCTGACCAAGATTAGTTCACATTGTGGAGTGACAGTGATGTATTAAGGGCTGTATATTGCCTTAAAAAAGCTCAGTATTTCATTCCTGGGTCTCAGTCGCTCACTTGATAGACTCTTTAGGTTCTGTGCTCGCTGCTCTCCCGACATACTGCCAGGCTCATGGCTGCCCTCCGGTGGCTGCCAGGTGGGCAGAGAGTGACGCAGGGGCCTGGCACTGCCCACCCtgaacacacaacaacacacagtcaCATTACAATCAAAGGACAGTTAGAATTACAACAGGTTAAAAACAGGTTACCACCATTAGTCACCTTTTATCCTATCATTGTACGCTTGGCTTTAATAACCAACGTCTTACTTTATCAAGCCTAATTGAGTGTCTGCTGTGTTGTCATATGTAGAGGCCAGAGTCAAAGTTCAGGTATCATATTGCGATTGATCCTTAACCCGAATATCAggtgataagagagagagaaataaggaTGTACAATGGTGCAGTTATTATTTAATTGAGCGTTTTCATGGAACAATCTAGATTTGATATTAATTGTAGGAGGGAAACCCCCTGAATCCAACAATCAGTCCTCAATGTCTGTATATGGTTGTTGTCCTTTGACTTTTATGTTCAATGTATCACCAAAACCATTCTGAAATTTTAGACACTAACGAACAAAgaacatgtttatttattttaccaggcgTCAGGATCAGTAGTTCGGAAGCCCTTGGCAAACGGGTTACTGGCTATCTTCAACTGGgtgatctgagagagagagagatttgtgaTTTGAACAGGATCCCTCGCCAAttgcgacagctagtcttactggagTATGACACATAATGAAAAAGATATTATAGACAAAAGACTTTAAAatgtacatacatttaaaaacattaaaatgtagtgtgcgtgtgtgtgtgtgtatctatcagttacacaaaCATTTcagcacatacacacaaaaagtaggtcacatgggaGGCAGTCGTTTTGCCGAGAGGTGTTTCTTTATTCgctttttgaaaccaggtttgctgttcacttgagcaatatgagatgggagggagttccatgcaatcatggctctttataatactgtacgtttccttgaatttgttctggacctggggactgtgaaaagacccctggtggcatgtctggtggggtaagtttGTGTGTCAGTGTTGTATATAAGTTGACTATGAAAACAGTTTGGAATTTCCAATACATTATTTCTTATAAAAACttgaagtgatgcagtcagtctttcctcaactcttagccaaaagagactggcatgcatagtattgatattagccctctgattacaatgaagagcaaaacgtgccgctctgttctggaccagctgcagcttaacaaGATCCTTCTTTGcggcacttgaccatatgactggacaataatcaagataagattaAACTAGAGTCTGCAGGAGTGTGGAGTGTGGTCTCCAAAAATCTGAGCATCTCTTTACCACGGACAGAcactccccatctttacaaccattgaatcaatCTAAGGTAACAAACACTAAGTAATTTAGTCTACTCAATTTGCTAAACAGCCATGCCATtcagattcagctgaggtttAGAGCAGGGAATGATATACATGTACCAAATAGAATGCTCTTAGTTTtggagatgttcaggaccagtttattactggccacccattctaaaactgactgtaACTCTTTGTTTAGGattgcagtgatttcactagcTGGGGTTGCTGACACGTACAGGaggaatcatcagcatacatggtaacacaggctttgtttaatgccagtggcaggtcattttacattttacaacactgtttaacattagagaagcttccattaaagaaaacccactgtgttctgttagatagctctgaatccatgatatgctgaaagtctgttgttaatttgtttacagagaaatagcattgtatttggtcaaacacagtTTTTTCctacagtttgctaagagctggcagcaagctgataggttggctgttagaaccagtaaaggtaCATTCTttggtagcggaatgactttggcttccctccaggcctgaggacaaacactttccgctaggctcagattaaatatatgacagataggaggTTTGACATTATTGATTGATAGCAATCATTTTCCCACCTCTCCCTCACAAACTTTACCAAATACAAACGTATAATGCTTTTCATTCATTATTaattttttatgcatgaatacaatgtcttactgtttgttgttggcatttcctgcctacgTTTGCCCACTTCACCAATTAAGTAATCAGTAAagtaattggcaacatcaaaatggttttgtgatgaataaggcATCTGATtagatgaaagatggagttgaatttgtctttctgcccataatttcattttaAATAATGTGATCATCTTTACATCATTGATCTTGGcgtcataatacagtttcttcttctttttgttaagtttagtcatatcatttctcaatttgcagtaagttagccagacttattagccactccttttgccccatctctttcaaccttacagtttttaaattcctcGTCAATCCATgaagccttaacagttctaacagtttCTTAACAAGTggatgtttatcaataattgtaAGGAGCAATTTCagaaattcatcaagtgcagtgtctggatgctccttatttatcacatcagaccaacaaatatttttaacatcatccacataagagtcagctaaatcttttgtatgatctcttacaCAATATTTTAGGCCCAGTTTTTGGAACtgtggctttcctggatatagccactgtattgtgatcactgcatccaatgggtacagatacagctttagaacaaagttctacagtattagtaaaaatgtggaTGATATAGTTCCTGTTGTGTTTGTAAACAACCTGGTAaattgattaataacctgaaccagattacaggcactggttacagtgagaatcTTCCCATTGAGTGGACAGACAGCTTGATGAAAGTctgtcaatattcaggtccccatgaaagtagacctctctgtttacatcacatactcTATCAAGCATTCAcattatttctaaggctacatatattaatatggggtATTTTTTGCCCTTTCCTAggtagagagcaagagagagagagagagaacattatcTGTCATCAATATCAAGGCAGTATGTAGGGTGAATCTCCAATAGACATAATTCATACAAGACTGGACTATTTTGTCTCTGCAACGTCATAGGAAGTGACAGTTATAACATAGTCATTACATTACCCTGTGGTTCTGGTAGGCAGTGACGGCTATGAAGCGTGTTTCAGGGAAGGAGAAAGTGCAGAAGTTGCGGTGGGCATGAAGCTGGCTATCCCGCCGTGGGTCCACATACACCACATGGAATCGAGGCTGGTAACGATGCATGGAGTTCAAGATCATCTGGGTGTTTGACAAACAATCACAATGCACATTACATCCACACACAGGTACAAAGACTCAGAAATACAAAGAATGTATAAAGAACACAAGCAAGTACTGATtgtaaagatgtgtgtgtgtgcatgcatgtgtgtctgtgtctggactggtcggtgtgtgtgtctgcgtctggactggtcggtgtgtgtgtgtgtatgtgtgtgtgcttgtcttaCATGTCCATTGTCATCCAGCAGGTTGTTGGTCAGTTTGAGTGCGTCGAAGGAGACCATCTGTTTCATCCACTGGGACCCTCTGGCGGGGGAGTCTGGGTGGAAGTGCATCCTCCCCGGGGCCGCCACGTCGGCCCGGCCTGCCACCAGCCACGAGGAGCTGTGGAACGCATATCTAAATACAGGAGAGCAAAGATATTATATTCATTGGTTGCAAGTTGTGTCACTCCACTATTGAAAGTTCTGTTACATCAGGCTGAAAGTTCTACTCAATACATTCTCAATTGGCGCTGATTAAGATTTTGTGGATTATCTGGTACATATTATGTAGTACAATCAAGAAGAGGCTGCCAGGGTATGTACTGTACATCATAACCACAATATACCGTATGATGATTCCACACAAACACTATTATGTGTAGATCTAGTGTATGTCTCTTATGCTGGCAGAGTGTGGGTAAAACCACAGAGcctataaatcacattttatGTAACTCTATGGAGAAAACTCACCTGTATCTCTTGTCATCCACAGGGATGAAGTCCATGAGCAGCACATACTCCACTGCAGGGTCCATCCCTGAGATACTCACCTGGAAGGTAGGGAACATCCTCCTACAAGGACCATGCATGACTCAGCAGCAACACAGTGATATGTGATTAGTTCAAccacagtgagtgtgtgtgtttatgtgtgtgtgtgtgtgtttacgtgtgtgtgtgtgtccatttgtGTTAGCATGCTCCTACCTCCCAGCCTTGGTGACGATCATCTCTGTGCCCAGCTggtcaaactgttgccacagcgTGTGCATCTCCAGCTGAACTGTGACCCCCGTGACCTGGGGGGCTTTGGCACAGGTGGCCCCACCAGCTTCTGCACAGCAGGGCAGCGTGAGGGCACACCTGTGAGACAGCTGGggaactggagaggagaggaggaaaaaacACATGAAAAATGGGATTTCACAAGAAAAGTCAGGTAGGAACCATGAATTCAAACTAATGCAGTGAAGCTCCAGTACCATCCATACTGTTTGTGTTACAGTCAGAATCTCCAGTGGTGGGAAATGCTTCAGATTTCTCCACGTTCAATTTCCATCAATTGGTCTTCTGTTCCACTGTTCACTGACCAGTCTGATGTCCAGTTTAGAGTAGAACTTTGACCACATCAAATCCCCTGCTTTAGTCTCAGACCGTTAGCTGTCCTTGGAGAAGCAGAGTGTCTGTGTGGTTGAGGGTACCACTGACTGGGTCTGGGACACAGAGGACTGGAACACCAAGCAGGCTTTATacaggctgggacactcaagggaCCCTCGATCCCACCTCATCCATTACACTGTAATAAAGCAACTGACATGCAATATtaacatactcacacacacaaggacacacacacacacacacacactgagaggggTAAAACACACACTCTGCACATATACATAGATACATGCACATGAGATGTGACAGAGGAGGAATGAAAACATTTACTACTGCTTTCAGACAATTCTTTACAGTTTTATACCATAATAGGATGCACAATGTGTTATTTTCAGTGAGATGCACTTCACTTTTTAGAAGTAGGTCATTAATTACACTAGATGTCCTCCGTTATTGAGTGAGGACAGACATCCGACAGAGAGCCGCTGCTGCTATTGATAAAAAAGAAATCTCTTCAACACCATGCTAATTGCAATCTTCAACTCTAATCTAAAGTTGCCTTGAGATGTTCACCAAAAGAGCTTCACCGTGTCTCGTCTGGGAAGAGTTCTTATACGTGCTGTATCCATAGGAATAATATAATAACAACATCTGCCATTTAaaagatgcttttatccaaagcaacttacagtcatgcgcgTATATATTTTTCGTATGGGCGGCCTGGGGAATCGAACTCAGtcattaacaacaacaaaaagaaccGTTAAGACAAACCATGAAAACAATAAGAGAATCACGTTGCaaaacacatttaaaaacaaaCCAAAACCAAATAGCAGTGGATACAAGTTTATAGTCCAGTTAGTATAGGTTTATTATCAAAACTATTACAACTCAGCAGTAGATAGCAGCAGATATTATTTGATAATACTGTTGGTGCGGATAACAgcacccacaatcctgatgttagAAGCACCATACTCTACCCACTCAGCCGTTAAAGGCCCAGTCCTACCCTCTTGCTTATTATCAAGGATTGTTACATGTGAGGGCACAGAAGTTGGCATTGGTGGAAGAAGTCTACTCTATAAAGAACCAACTTATGTTTAGATGGCATGACTGATAAACAACCGTAGAATTCAAGTATCAACTCAAGAAGTTTTGTTTTTTTCTCCACAGTCATACCCCCTCCCAatgctccagtgtgtgtgtgtgtgtgtgtgtgtgtgtgtgtgtgtgtgtgtgtgtgtgtgtgtgtgtgtgtgtgtgtgtgtgtgtgtgtgtgtgtgtgtgtgtgtgtgtgtgtgtgtctgtgtgtgtgtgtgtgtgtctgtgtgtgtgtgtgtgtgtgtgtgtgtgtgtgtgtgtgtgtgtgtgtgtgtgtgtgtgtgtgtgcgtgtgtgtgtgtgtgtgtgtgtgtgtgtgtgtgtgtgtgtgtgtgtgtgtgtgtgtgtgtgtgtgtgtgtacgtactctGTGATGGGAGGGTGTTGATGGGGCTCAGCCTGAGAGGTGCTGAGTAGCTCCCCATCCATCTAACACCGTCTCTAATGAAACTCTACGGGTCACAGCCTGCCAACACACTGACACCTCCTCCTTATTAACCCATTCATCAACCTTCTATGGCCATTAACACTACGACTCATATGAACTCCCATGATCTCCATAAATGGTCGCTGGTTTTCAGAGAAAATTATTAGAAAAGTCCATTTGTTAAAAAAATCTCATTTTCAGACGAACCATTCTTTTAAACCAATGTGAATACTGTTACAGTGACATGATACCCGTGTAAGAGACGTTCGTTCATTTCATTGCATGCTTAAGAAGTGATAATAGTAATCACTTCATTTTGATCATGTTGCGATCATAGAAAATTGAAAAATCATAGAACGCATATCGTTTTAGAACACAGAAGTGTGTGATACGAGACGTTCATACATAAACCCAACATGGCTATTTTGTCACAGAGCGCCATGTTAGTTGTGAGAGCCACATGTAAAAGCTTATTctaaacaatacaatacaaagaAGTCAAACTCAGAGAATGAAATAGTATGAAACAGTATGGTGTTTATTGAGCTGTTTTGAAGCACACAGCTATCTTGAACAAGCAGCAACACTAGAATATTCACACTTGATGTTCATAGTACAGTCAAAATTGTGCACAAAGGCCCTGAACACAACTCAAAACTGAATGTATGCAATAGTGCGTTAGTGTCTGCGCTTGCGTGTGCTTGAGCGCATATGGTGGTGCGTTAGAGAGAGCAAGAGTCCTGCCATGTCGCTGCAGAGGAAGTGCATCAGTTTGGCATTGGCGTGGTACGTATggtgtgtgagtcagtgtgagtgagacgggaagggagagagggtccGGCTGAGAGTGTGTTTATGCCTTCATGGCCTGGCTGATGGTCTCGTAGAAAGCCAGGAACTTTTGCTTGGCCTGCTCGGCGGCGGGGCCCACCTGGCCCTTGAAGTCCTCAGACAGGGGAGCCAACTTCTCACGCACCTCTCCAACAGCCTTGAGCATCTGCTCCTTGTACTCCTCAGCGTAGGGGGCGGCCAGGGTCCTCAGCTCCTCCAGACGCTCGGTCAGCTTGGCACGGACAATCTCCACAATGGGCATGAGCTTGGTCTTGGTCTCCTCCACGTTGGCGGCCACCTTGACGCGCATCTCCTCCACAACGGGCTCAATCTTGGCCCTGAAAGCCTCCATCTCGGTGTGGTGCAGTTCGATGTGCTCCTTGATCAGGGGCTCCAGCCTCTTGCGGTACTCATCTATGTGCTTGTCCAGGACTTCCTTAAGCTCGGCGCGCTTGGGCTCCAGCTGAGAGCGCAGCTCCTCCACGTCCTTCATGACCTCAGCGCGCACGGCGGCGGTGGCGTCAGTCAACTGGGTGCCGAAGGCCTCGCTATAGGGGGCCAGGGACTGGGAGGTGGCATCAGCATACTGCTGGAGGTTCTCAAGGCTCTGGGTCAGCTGCATCCTGAGAGGAACAccaagaagaggagggggagagagagagagagagagagagagagagagagagagagagagagagagagagagagacagagagaaagagagggaggaagggaggaag
It contains:
- the LOC120018797 gene encoding T-box transcription factor TBX1, which translates into the protein MDVPQLSHRCALTLPCCAEAGGATCAKAPQVTGVTVQLEMHTLWQQFDQLGTEMIVTKAGRRMFPTFQVSISGMDPAVEYVLLMDFIPVDDKRYRYAFHSSSWLVAGRADVAAPGRMHFHPDSPARGSQWMKQMVSFDALKLTNNLLDDNGHMILNSMHRYQPRFHVVYVDPRRDSQLHAHRNFCTFSFPETRFIAVTAYQNHRITQLKIASNPFAKGFRTTDPDAWVGSARPLRHSLPTWQPPEGSHEPGSMSGEQRAQNLKSLSTHCELGHHCREDISCTSERKDVENNIFPPLTFIPLPTLWECPGISERLNLG
- the LOC120018335 gene encoding apolipoprotein A-I-1, with amino-acid sequence MKFLALALTILLAAGTQAFPMQADAPSQLEHVKAALSMYIAQVKLTAQRSIDLLDDTEYKDYKMQLTQSLENLQQYADATSQSLAPYSEAFGTQLTDATAAVRAEVMKDVEELRSQLEPKRAELKEVLDKHIDEYRKRLEPLIKEHIELHHTEMEAFRAKIEPVVEEMRVKVAANVEETKTKLMPIVEIVRAKLTERLEELRTLAAPYAEEYKEQMLKAVGEVREKLAPLSEDFKGQVGPAAEQAKQKFLAFYETISQAMKA